ATTTTTAGCTGTGCCATAAAAAAGAAGCCTGTTTTTCTAAAGGTAGATAATGTGAAGCTTATTGCTATAGATTCAAAAACAGTAACTTTGGGAGCCGATGCTTTTTTTGAAAACCCAAACCACATCGGTGGGAAATTTTATACGGATAGTATTCAGGTTTGGGTGAATGGGGCAAGATTGGCAAAAGTGTCTTCAAGACCGTTCAAAGTTCCGGCAAGAAAAAAATTTGCAATACCGATGGTTGTGGAAATTCCTGTTAAACGTGTATTTGAGAATAATAAAAATGGTATTCTGGGCGGATTGGTAGATTCTTTTTTAAATAAATCCATAAAGGTTCGATACAAGGGGAATCTATATTTTAAAACACTAGGATTTGCTAAAACATTTCCTATTGATGTTACTCAACAGATAAAAATCAACTAATTCGTGCAACATAAAAAATACATGCGGCGCTGTTTGGAGTTGGCTGCAAATGGAATAGGAACCACAAAGCCCAACCCGTCAGTAGGAGCTGTTATTGTGCTGAATGACAGTATTATAGGAGAAGGATATACCAGTCCGTACGGAGGAAATCATGCGGAGGTAAATGCCATTCATTCCGTAAAAGATTTATCATCTTTACGCAAAGCTACTTTGTATGTTACCTTAGAACCTTGTGTACATTTTGGAAAAACCCCACCGTGTACCGATCTGATTATCCGTCATCAAATACCCAATATAGTCATTGGGTGTTTGGATACGAATGAATTGGTTGCCGGAAAAGGGATTGAAAAACTGAAGCAAGCCGGATGTAATGTTCTTGCAGGTGTTTTGGAAAATGAGTGTAAAGCTCATCATAGCAGATTTTTTACTTTTCATACTAAAAAACACCCTTATATTATATTAAAGTGGGCAGAAACTAAAAATGGTTTTATAGCTCCCTTACATAAAGATATACAAAAACCAGTCTGGATTACGAATACATATTCCAGACAATTGGTACATAAATTGAGGGCAAAAGAGCACGCTATTTTAGTAGGTACGAATACGGTACTGGCAGATAATCCAAAGTTGAATGTAAGAGATTGGGAAGGCATAAACCCTATAAGAATTGTTTTGGATAAGCAATTAAAGCTGCCCGGAGCATTACAGGTATTTGATCAGTCCGTGCGAACTATTGTCATTACGGATATGGTTAATGAAACAAATAGTAGTAAGAGCACATTTTTAGAATACAGTTATATCAATTTTTCGGGAGATGTGCCGAGGCAAATTTGTGAGGCCCTGTATGGAAAGGATATACAATCCGTCCTTATAGAAGGAGGAGCTAAAACCTTACGATCATTTATTGAAGCCGATTTTTGGAATACAGTATATGTATTTGTAGGAGATATTACTTTTAAAGAGGGAATAAAAGCACCTGTATTTTCCGGGAATTTAGTATCAGAAGAACACATAGGTAATGATGTTTTAAGAATATATAAGAATGATTAAGAATATTATTTTTGATTTTGGTGATGTATTTATCAATTTGGATAAACAGGCCACTACTAAGGCACTTGGACAATTTGGAGTTTTGGAATTTACAGATGAAATGTATACAATATACTTTGATTATGAAATGGGCCTGATTACTACTTCCGAATTTGTAACTGCATTTCATGATTTATATCCGTATATATCAAAAGCACATTTTATCAATGCCTGGAATGCAGTATTACTGGATTTTCCGGAGCGGCGGATGAAATTCATTAAAGAATTAGCTGCTTCAAAAAAGTATAGGTTGTTTTTACTGAGCAATACGAACGATTTACATATACAATGGATTCAAGATAACTGGGGTATGGAATTGTACACTGAGTTTAAAAACTGTTTTGAACAGTTTTACCTGTCTTATGAGATTCATTTAAGAAAACCCAATCCGGATATTTATAAGTTTGTGTTAAATGAGAATAATTTACTTGTCAAAGAAACCCTGTTTATAGATGATACGATTGAAAATACGGATGCTGCTCAAGCACTGGGGATGTGTGTCTGGAACCTTAATCCGGAGACAGAAGATATTGTTACTTTGATAAAGAAAAACCCATTTTGAGATGATTTATTTACTAATTAGTATAGGCATTTCAAGTTGTTTATTTGTCATTTTCAAACTTTTCAATATATATAAAATAAATACTTTACAGGCAATAGTTGTTAATTACCTAGTTGCTTTTACATGTGGTATACATACCTCAGGTCTTACATTGAATTTTTCAGAAGTTACTTCACAGCCTTGGTTTATAAGTGCTTTATTCTTAGGGATTCTGTTTGTTACCATTTTTAATGTAATGGCAGTAACCTCTCAAAGAAACGGATTGTCGGTAGCTTCTGTGGCAAGTAAAATGTCTGTAGCGATTCCGATTATTTTCGGATTTGTTTTATATAGTGAAGTTATTGGTTATGTAAAAATTCTGGGAATAATACTGGCATTGCTGGCAGTATATTTATCAACAACTTCTAACATTAATGCCTGCACTGTAAAAGGAAAAGGTTTTGTATTTCCTTTCCTTCTTTTTTTAGGTTCTGGAATTATAGATACTGTATTGAAATATACTGAGGCAAAATTTGTTTCGGCAGCAACAATACCTGCTTTTTCTATTACCACTTTTTTATTTGCATTTATTTTTGGATGCCTGTTTTTATCGGTACAAATTTTTCAGGGTAGATTTCAATTTCAGTTAAAAAGTATACTGGGAGGTATCTTGTTAGGAGTTCCTAACTATTACTCAATAGTGTATCTGTTGAAAGCATTGCAAACAGAAGGCCTGGAAAGTGCAGTAGCATTTACCATAAATAATGTCGGGATTGTTGTCCTGACCACAATATTTGGGTTATTATTATTTAAGGAGAAGTTAACTACAAAAAACTGGATGGGTATGGTATTGGCTGTTATCAGTATTCTATTAGTTGGCAGTTTTTTTTAATATAAGCAAAAATTAGAAAATCAATTTTTTAGAAATATAATCCGGGCACTTTATAGGTTTTCCGGTTTGCATATCCATAAAAGCCAAAACGGAGTTTCCGGTGGTCAATAATGTTCCCTGTTCATTAATGATTTCATAATCAAATGTGATCTTGACCAGAGGTGGTTTTTTTATGAAAACATGAATAGTGATCAAATCATCGTATTTTGCAGGCCGTAAAAAGGTAAAAGACAATTTAACGACAGGAAGCATAATCCCTTTTTTTTCCATGTCTTTGTACGTAACACCTATGCTCCTCAACCATTCTGTTCTGGCCAATTCAAAATAATGTGCATAGTTACCGTGGTGTACCACGCCCATCTGATCTGTTTCACCGTATCTAACCCTAGCTTTTGTTGAAAAATTCACCAAAATTTTTGAACATTACGGTTCCCATGTTACGGAAAAAATAATTAAAAATCAATAGCAATTTCATTTTTTTATACTAAAATTTATTTACATTTTTGTGGAGCTATTTGAGAGATGCTGTTATATAGTGTTAAACCACCTCTAACAATTAATTTTTCAATATATCTAAATGATTAAAACTGCTCAATCAGTTTGGAACGAGTGCTTGTCTTTTATTAAAGATAATATTAAACCACAGGCATATAAAACTTGGTTTGAGCCTATTAAGCCTGCAAAATTATCAGGGGAAGCATTAACCATACAGGTTCCCAGTAAATTTTTCTATGAATGGTTAGAGGAACATTATATAAAACTGCTAAGAGTAGCGCTGGTCAGAGAATTGGGTCAGGAAGCCAAATTGATTTACGATGTGCGTATGGAAAATACGTATAGCAGCAGCAAACCTCAGATCGTTAAAATTCCAAGCTCGAACAGAGATCCGTTACAATCGCAAAAAGTAGAGGTTGCCTTTGATATAGATAAGAGGAAGTTGAGAAACCCATTTGTAATTCCCGGCTTGCAAAAAGTAAAGATAGAATCTCAATTAAACCCCAATTACAATTTTAAGAATTTTGTTGAGGGTGATTCAAACAGGTTAGCAAGATCTGCCGGAATGGCAGTTGCAAATAAACCCGGAGGGACATCATTTAATCCGTTACTCATTTATGGCGGAGTAGGTTTGGGTAAAACGCATTTGGTACATGCTATTGGAGTTGACATAAAAGATAAATACCCTGAAAAAACCGTTCTATATATTTCTTCGGAAAAATTTACACAGCAATTTATTGATTCCGTAAAGTCAAATACAAGAAATGATTTTATTCATTTCTATCAAATGATTGACGTCTTAGTGATCGATGATGTGCAATTTTTATCCGGAAAAGCAGGAACACAGGATGTGTTTTTCCATATTTTCAACCATTTACACCAAAATGGGAAACAAGTTATTCTTACATCGGATAAGGCACCGGTTGATATGCAAGATATTGAACAACGGTTGTTATCTCGTTTCAAATGGGGGTTGTCTGCCGAATTACAAGCACCGGATTATGAAACCAGAATTTCCATACTTCAAAACAAGCTGTTTAGAGATGGTGTGGAGATGAAAGATGAAATTATAGAATATATAGCTAAAAATATAAAATCGAATGTTAGGGAATTAGAAGGAGTTATTATTTCCATGATTGCCCAGGCATCTTTTAACAGAAAGGAGTTTTCATTGGAGTTGGCAAAGCAAATTATAGATAAATTTGTTAAGAATACTAAAAAAGAAGTGTCTATTGACTACATTCAAAAAGTAGTTTCTAAGTATTTTGATATGGATGTGGTAACCCTGCAATCTAAAACCCGGAAAAGGCATATTGTTCAGGCAAGACAATTAGCGATGTATTTTGCCAAAAGAATGACAAAAACTTCTTTGGCAAGTATAGGGTCTCAAATAGGACAACGAGATCACGCTACCGTATTACATGCGTGTAAAACGGTTGATAACCTTACGGAAACAGATAAGCAATTTAGAAAATACGTAGAGGAACTTACTAAAAAACTAACTTTTTAATTACGTATCATTCGAACAAGTGAAAAAAATATTGATGGTTTGCTTGGGAAATATTTGTCGTTCTCCACTGGCAGAAGGCATATTAAAATCTAAAATAGACCCTGAAAAAATATTTGTAGACTCGGCAGGTACAGCCGGATACCACATAGGAGAATTGCCGGATCCAAGATCAGTAGAAATAGCCGGAAAATATCATATAGATATAACTGGTCAGCGAGCAAGAAATAAAGAAGATATGGCAAAAGTAAGTTTGATTTTAAATCAATCTTACCCAAATCAAAATAGAGAAGTGCCAGATTCGTGCTACGGAGGAAGTCAAGGTTTTGAACATGTCTATATCATGTTAGACGAAGCATGTGAAATACTAAAACTCCATCTCAAAGATGAAAGGTAACTTATACTTAATTCCGACTACCTTGGGAGATACGGAACCTCTGGAAGTAATACCTTATGCCGTAAAAAAAATTATTGAGCAAATTGACTTCTATATTGTAGAAAATGAAAAATCAGCCAGGCGATTTATAAAAAAAATTACACCTAAAAAATCCCAGCCCGGTTTACATTTTATGTTGTTAGATAAATATGCAGAGGAAATAGAGACCAGTGAGTATTTAAATGTTTGTGAAGAGGGAATTCATATAGGACTACTTTCCGAAGCCGGAGTTCCGGCCGTAGCAGACCCCGGTGCAACCATTGTAAAATTAGCACATGAAAAAGAAATACAAGTGATTCCTTTGGTTGGGCCATCCTCTATTTTAATGGCATTAATGGCTTCGGGAATGAATGGGCAGAATTTTGCTTTTAACGGGTACTTACCGATAGATAAAAACGAAAGAAAAAAAGCGATAAAAACATTGGAGCTCTTGTCCAAGGAGAAAAATCAATCTCAATTATTTATAGAGACTCCTTACAGAAATGAAAAAATCTTTTCGGATTTGAAAACGACGTTAGCTCCAAATACAAGGTTGTGTATTGCAGTAGATATTACGTTACCGTCAGAATATATAAAAACCTTTACCGTAAAAGAATGGAAGCAGCATCAGCCTGATTTGCATAAGAGACCGGCTATCTTTATTATTCAGAGATCATAATACCAATTTATCACTTGAAATTACCGGTATAAAACTTAAAAAAGCGATGTTGTTTTCTCAAAAAAATACAGTTGAAAAGTTAGAAAGTTTAAAAGTTTAAACGTGTAAAGCCTACCTTATTTGGTATGTTTAGCTTTTTAAATAGGAACTTTCAAACTTGAAACTATATTAAACTTTAGCTTTTCTATTTGCTTCAATGTCAGAAACATGAAAACCTGCAAATTTTTTCATATAGGAAGCAATAGAGGTGCCGTAGGCATCAGAAAAATCAAGAGTTCCATTATTTCTCAAATATTTTTTTACATTGCCGGCTCCACCCAAATGTGCAGCAGCCAAAATACCGGATTCGGTAATGGTAATACCATTAATGGTCTTACCCACACATCTTTTAATATCTCTTCGTAAAATCCACTTATTTACCTTACAGTAGGCTAAAAATACACTTTCCTGCAATTTGGGATTTTTTAAGAATTGAGCCGTATCATAAATTTTAAAACGCTTTAAAGTAGCTTTTCCAAATTGGTACTTTCCTAAATATCCCAAAGTATTTACAACTTCATACTTTCCTTGTGATTCTTTAAAAGCAATGGCTTCTTTAAATGCGGTAAAATCATTCAAACGGTAAGGAACTTCTATGGTACTTACTACAGGAAACAACACAGCAACAGGAGGATTTTCGCGGTGCGTTGTTGTTGCTCTTTTTGGAATTTTAACCGTACCGGTATATAATAAAAGTACGGTTATTAAAATTAAAAACTTTCTGATAAAAGAATACTTTCTGTTTTGCAGGCGCAAAATTACAACATGTTTTTAATATATTGACAGTCAATTTGTTAATATTTTCAAAAAATGTAAATAATGAAATTTTATACCCTTTTGATTGAGAATTTTTAATATTGCGAGAAAAAATTTTGCAAAGTTGATAACAAAAAAGCATATTTTTAAAAGTATCTTCAATGAACTCATTTATTCAATGAGTATGCTTTTTGTTATTATGAGAGCCTTCAACTATTATTTTAATAAAATAGAGACCTGAGTTCAACTCTTCTACATTAATGATTTGCTCATAGGTTGTGGTATGATATAATAAGGAAGCATTTGAAGTATAAATTTTTATATCGGAAATTTTTGAAATATCAAAACGGTTATCTATAGTAATATTAAAAGATTTTTTTACAGGATTCGGATATATAGTTACGGCAGTTGCTGCATTAAAAAAATCTTCATTACTAAGTGCTCCTTCATTTACATAAGGGTCAGTTCCGTTTATAAATTCTTGCATATTGGAATAACTGTCATTATCGGGGTCATCATTTGGACCGTAGGTATACGAGAGTAACTCCCGAAACTCCCAGACATCATCTAATCCGTCCCTATCTACATCCGGAGATGTCCCGGAAAAACAGTATGTGCAGGGTCTAATGTCGGCATAGAAGCATTGACTTCTTTAAGGTGATCGCGTAATTGAATGGTCAAGTTTCCGGTTAAAGTAGCTTGCATAGTCGACAGATCGTTATTTTCTCCTATATCCGTAGCAAGATCATATAGATGGATACTCCCATTTTCATATTCCACAATGAGTTTATATGTACCATTTATGACGGCAGAACGAGGTGTTTTATTGGGATTATTGTCGTAATGAGGAGAATGAAAATAAATGGGTTTTGTCCTGCTAAAAGGAGTGGGTCCTGTAAGCAAAGGAACGATGCTTTGGCCATCTGAATTAGGAGGTAAAGCAATAGTACTCCCTGTTAACTCTGCAATGGTAGGAAATAGATCGTAACCGACAACAGCTTCTGCATAATAGCTATTTTGCATGATGTTGGGGCCTTTAACAATAAATGGTACACGAATTCCTCCCTCTTTTATAAAAGTTTTCCCAAAAGATAAAGGGGTATTGCTAGTTAAATTTAGTTGTTCTCCGTTATCAGAAATAAAAATAACATAAGTATTATTATCTAAGCCTAAGGTTGTTATTTCGGCTAACAATTGACCGATACCGTCATCCGTATCTTCGGTCATTACTCCGTATTCGGCATTATTATGACGGGTACCGGGAGGTCTTTGTGATGCATCATTATAAATATCAATAGTGGCCTGCCCGGCTTCCACATCACTGTGTACTGCGTAATGAGACAACTGTAATAAAAAAGGAACATTATCGGCTACTGCATCTCTGATAAACTGTATAGCCCTATTCGTTAGATCAAATATTTTTTTCGGATCGGTTTGTACCGTCCCTCCCTGATTTCCATCATTATTATTTGTATTCCCGTCATTAAAATCAAATCCATTATTCGTCGGGCTGGAAGTATTATTATTTCCTAAATGCCATTTGCCAAAATGCGCTGTCCTATAGCTCATTCCCGTAGATTTTAACCATTCCGCATAGTTAATATCATTACTATTTATAGAAGTTTCAGTTGTGGGTTCTATTAAAATTTTACCGGTGGCAATATTATTATCGGTGTTGGTAAAATGATTACGGGAAGTTGTTTTACCGGTCAAAATATTACAGCGCGACGGTGAGCATTTGGGAGCCGGAGCATATCCCTGTGAAAAAGTCATTCCTTTAGAAGCGAAAGATGGATCAATCCGAAAACTTGTGGGATTTTAAAGATATTATTGAAAACATTTAAGTTGAGTCAATCGCAAAAGCATCATTCAATAGAGGAAACCTTTGCAAAATAGTGATATACTCCATATTAAAATTGATTTGGCTTCAAATTTCTTCCTTCTCGAAAATTTTAAATCCTCAAAAACAACAGGTTATTCCGGTTCAAAATTTTCTTCGAGCGTCGAACTTTTTTGCCAAATCAATTCTGCAAAGGTCTCTAGAGTTTAAAAACTTAATAAGCAGTTATTTAATGGATATTCATTTAAAAAAAATCTGAAATGATAAAATTTTTATTCAAGTCTTCCCCACAACTTTTTTGCTTGATCCTGAAAGATTCCTGTTCAGAGGTAATATAATAATCACTTTTAGAATCAGGCAGGGTAGGATTCATCTGAACAGAAGAACCGGTCCAGCCTTGATCATCCAGAACAATGATAACAAAATTAGATTGAGCAATTGTTTTAGAGCAAAGAAAAAATCCTAGAATGAATATATAAAACTGCAGTTAGAAATGTTCATTTAGTGAACTCATTTAAGCTTTTATTCTCTAATTGATAGTTTTGTCTAACTTTTAGGAAACAGATTTCAATTTATCTAGCGCCAAATACCTTTCTTTTCCAGCCAACGCTGATATTTTTTGGCATTTCTATTATGCTGCCTTAGCGTACGGGCAAAAACATGAAAACCTATTTTATCCGTATTTACACACATATAATAATAAGGATGTTTTTCATAGTTTAACACCGCATCAATAGACGAAACATCCGGCATGGCAATCAAAGCAGGTGGCAACCCTCTATGCAAATAAGTATTATAAGGAGATTTAATTTTTAGGTCTTTATGTAACACTCTTTTGATTACAAAATCAGGTCCTTTTTGTTGTTTTAATACATAAATAACGGTAGGATCAGCTTGCAGAGGCCATCCTTTTTTTAATCTGTTTATGTATAATCCGGCAACTACAGGCCTTTCGGGTTTTTGAGCAGTTTCTTTTTGTACAATGGAAGCTAACGTTATCACTTCTTCTTTTTTTAAACCTGTTTTTTTTGCTTTGTTGATACGATCCTGATTCCAAAATTTTGCAAACTCTTTCTTCATTTTATCCCGAAAACCTTCAGCAGAAGTATTCCAGTAAAACTGATAACTATTTGGAATGTACATGCCTAATGCTGATGCTCTTGTAAATCCGTTTTTTTTTAAAAAAACCGAATCAAGCATCGCCTTTATAATTGTAGTAGAATCCGCTTCTATTTGGGTAGCTACCCTACCGGCTAATTTTTCCAAAGTATCCCGGTTATTAAAAGAAAGGATCACCGGCGTTTGATTGCCGCTTCGCAAAAGATTGATGACGTCATTTAAAGACATGTCTTTTTCTAAAAGGTATTTTCCGGCTTTAGGCCTTATAAATGTTTTCTTTTTGGCAAGCCAGGTAAAATGATTTTTCTCAGGTAAAAATGGAGTAAGCTCTTTTTCCAGATTCGCCATATTACTATTTGTTTGGATAAAAATAACTCCGTCTTTGGAAATGGTCTTTCCGAAAATAATTTGATAATAATGAAAACCAACACCACCTATAAGAAGTATGAGTAATACACCAATACTGATTTTTTTAATCATGAATACGTTGATATAAAATTTCGTCTTTAAATGTTTGATTGTGAACTAACCAATCTTTTTTTACTCCTACTTTTTTGAATGAAAGTTTTTCAAATAAACGGATACTGGCTTTATTATCTGAAGTGATATTAGCATACAGTTGATGTATATCCAAATGATGAAAAGAATATGCAATTAATAGTCCCAAAGCTTCGGAAGCAATTCCTTTTTGCTGGTATTTCGGATGCACTAAAATACCGACGCCTGCTCTTTTATGTTGGGGGTTAAAATCGAAAAGATCAATCATACCAACAGCATTGTTACTACTATTTTCTTCAATAACAAGCCGCAATTGTTTTGCTTCGTATACATCTTGATGTGCATTTTCTATATATTTCTTTAATATGTATTTAGAAAAAGGTGCCTGTATATTACTTATTTCCCAAAAAAGCTCATTATTTTCTATTTCAAATAAAAAATCCAGATCTTCCGGTTCTAATGCACGTAGTATAATATGAGTTCCTGTTAATGTAACCATTATAATTTGATAATCCCTTCAAATACAAATGTTGCAGGTCCGGAGAGCATAATATTTTTATAAGACGAATGGTCCACATCAAAAGTAACCTCAAGTTTACCACCTGTTACAAATAGTTGTATGTTTTTGTCGGTTGTTATATTGCATTTGTGCATCGCAATGGCCACAGCAGTAACACCTGTTCCACAAGCTAAAGTTTCATCTTCAACCCCTCTCTCATAAGTCCTGACCCTAAAGGAATTTTGAGATTCCGGTTCTACAAAATTTATATTACTGCCTTCTTTGGCATATAATTTATTTCTAATAGCTTTTCCTCTTTTAAAAACGGGGTAGTTAGCTAAATCGTTTACCATTTCTACATGATGCGGAGAACCGGTATTTAAAAAAACAAAATCTTCTTTTACGTTTACAGTATCAACATCTTTCATTTTTAAGGAGACCATATCATTGCTGATAGTAGCTTCATGCAAACCGTCAATAGCATTGAAAATGGTTTTATCGGTAATTATATTTAGTTTTTTGGCAAAGGCAACAATACATCGACCTCCATTTCCACACATGCTACTCTCAGCACCGTCGGAATTGTAATATGTCATTCCAAAATCCGAAGAAGTATCATTTTCCAGTAATATTATCCCGTCTGCCCCAATTCCAAAATGCCTGTCACAGATATTTGCTATTATATTCGTTTTTTCTTTGGGAAATGTATTTTTTCTGTTATCGAAAATGACAAAATCATTACCTGCTCCCTGATATTTGTAAAAGGTGAAATACATGATGGCAAAGATAGGGAAAAGCCATATAAGTAAAGACTGTTAAAAGAGGGTTAAAAAAAAGAATACGTTTGAAAAAAATGCTAAAATGTTTAAATTTGAGGGATAAAATTTTTAAGAAATGAAAAAAGTTATAGGATTATTAAGTATAGCCATAATTGGAGGTATTATAGCTTTAAGCGGATATAAACTCTTCTTTAATCAACCTGTTGTTATTGAAAGAACTGTAAAAAATCAAATTCCTACGATTCAATCAAATTATAAAAATATTTTAAATGTCAATTCGGAAACTTCATCAGGATTAGATTTTACAGTCGCTGCCGAAAGAACAATAAACTCGGTAGTACATGTAAAGAATACGGCAGTAAAATCCGGAATCAATTCCTGGAGCGATTTGTTTAATGGCCCGAGAAAGTACGAGCAAGTAGGTACGGGAAGCGGTGTTATTATTTCACCTGACGGATATATTGTAACTAACAATCACGTAATAGATGATGCAACAGATATAGAAATTACGTTGAATAACAGGAAAAAGTATAAAGCAAAGCTTATCGGCACAGATGAAAAGAATGATATAGCACTGTTAAAAATAGATGAGGAAAATATGGAGCTGACCTATATTCCTTTTGCAGATTCCGACAATGCAAAGATAGGAGAATGGGTATTGGCAATAGGAAATCCGTATAATTTAAATTCCACGGTAACGGCAGGAATTATCAGTGCTAAGGGAAGAGATTTACAAGGAAATTCAAATGTAGATGCATTTATTCAAACAGATGCTGCGGTAAACCCCGGAAATAGCGGAGGGGCGTTAGTAAATACAAGAGGTGAACTCATTGGTATTAATACGGCCATTTCTTCAAGAACAGGTTCTTATGTAGGCTATTCTTTTGCAGTGCCTTCCAATATTGCCAAAAAAATTGTTGATGATATACTAGAGTTTGGTAGCGTACAAGAAGCTATTTTAGGAATTAGTGTGGATGTTAGGGATACTAATATACAAGGAGTGAAGATAGGTTCATTAGATGCTAAAAGTGAAGCTAGAAAATCAGGATTAGAACAAGGAGATATTATTGTGATGATTAATAATATGAAGATTACCAAGTTTTCGGAACTTACAGGCCAGTTAACAGCAAAAAGACCTGGAGAATATGTAGATGTTACTGTAAACAGAAATGGAAACCGGTTGACAAAAAAAGTAAAATTGAGTAAGCGGAATACTTATGTTTCACGATCATTTGGTTGGGCATTAAAAAATTTAAGTAAAAAAGAATTAAAACAACTTGATATTAAAGGCGGAGCTAAGATTTATGAGACCAATAGCAGAGATGGAGACAATAGTCTGAAAAACTTTATTATAACTAAAATAAATGATAAAAAGATTTTTAATGCTTCGGAAGCTGCAAGATTATTGGATGAAGCTGGAAAAAGCCGGTATTCTATTGTTATTGAGATGATTAACACGGAAGGAGAGAAAGAACGATACCGATTTAGATAAGTTCAACGCATAAATAGTAAAGAAAACCTGGGTAGAAGTCAGGTTTTTTTTATGATTTATCACTTGAACTTACGGTAATATAACTATGGAAAGATAATACCTAAACTTCGAAGTTGCTTTTACAACTATAAGGGCTAAATCAACG
This window of the Flavobacteriaceae bacterium genome carries:
- the ribD gene encoding bifunctional diaminohydroxyphosphoribosylaminopyrimidine deaminase/5-amino-6-(5-phosphoribosylamino)uracil reductase RibD: MRRCLELAANGIGTTKPNPSVGAVIVLNDSIIGEGYTSPYGGNHAEVNAIHSVKDLSSLRKATLYVTLEPCVHFGKTPPCTDLIIRHQIPNIVIGCLDTNELVAGKGIEKLKQAGCNVLAGVLENECKAHHSRFFTFHTKKHPYIILKWAETKNGFIAPLHKDIQKPVWITNTYSRQLVHKLRAKEHAILVGTNTVLADNPKLNVRDWEGINPIRIVLDKQLKLPGALQVFDQSVRTIVITDMVNETNSSKSTFLEYSYINFSGDVPRQICEALYGKDIQSVLIEGGAKTLRSFIEADFWNTVYVFVGDITFKEGIKAPVFSGNLVSEEHIGNDVLRIYKND
- a CDS encoding HAD-IA family hydrolase, with translation MIKNIIFDFGDVFINLDKQATTKALGQFGVLEFTDEMYTIYFDYEMGLITTSEFVTAFHDLYPYISKAHFINAWNAVLLDFPERRMKFIKELAASKKYRLFLLSNTNDLHIQWIQDNWGMELYTEFKNCFEQFYLSYEIHLRKPNPDIYKFVLNENNLLVKETLFIDDTIENTDAAQALGMCVWNLNPETEDIVTLIKKNPF
- a CDS encoding EamA family transporter; translation: MIYLLISIGISSCLFVIFKLFNIYKINTLQAIVVNYLVAFTCGIHTSGLTLNFSEVTSQPWFISALFLGILFVTIFNVMAVTSQRNGLSVASVASKMSVAIPIIFGFVLYSEVIGYVKILGIILALLAVYLSTTSNINACTVKGKGFVFPFLLFLGSGIIDTVLKYTEAKFVSAATIPAFSITTFLFAFIFGCLFLSVQIFQGRFQFQLKSILGGILLGVPNYYSIVYLLKALQTEGLESAVAFTINNVGIVVLTTIFGLLLFKEKLTTKNWMGMVLAVISILLVGSFF
- a CDS encoding YbgC/FadM family acyl-CoA thioesterase, with the protein product MVNFSTKARVRYGETDQMGVVHHGNYAHYFELARTEWLRSIGVTYKDMEKKGIMLPVVKLSFTFLRPAKYDDLITIHVFIKKPPLVKITFDYEIINEQGTLLTTGNSVLAFMDMQTGKPIKCPDYISKKLIF
- the dnaA gene encoding chromosomal replication initiator protein DnaA is translated as MIKTAQSVWNECLSFIKDNIKPQAYKTWFEPIKPAKLSGEALTIQVPSKFFYEWLEEHYIKLLRVALVRELGQEAKLIYDVRMENTYSSSKPQIVKIPSSNRDPLQSQKVEVAFDIDKRKLRNPFVIPGLQKVKIESQLNPNYNFKNFVEGDSNRLARSAGMAVANKPGGTSFNPLLIYGGVGLGKTHLVHAIGVDIKDKYPEKTVLYISSEKFTQQFIDSVKSNTRNDFIHFYQMIDVLVIDDVQFLSGKAGTQDVFFHIFNHLHQNGKQVILTSDKAPVDMQDIEQRLLSRFKWGLSAELQAPDYETRISILQNKLFRDGVEMKDEIIEYIAKNIKSNVRELEGVIISMIAQASFNRKEFSLELAKQIIDKFVKNTKKEVSIDYIQKVVSKYFDMDVVTLQSKTRKRHIVQARQLAMYFAKRMTKTSLASIGSQIGQRDHATVLHACKTVDNLTETDKQFRKYVEELTKKLTF
- a CDS encoding low molecular weight phosphotyrosine protein phosphatase, with the protein product MKKILMVCLGNICRSPLAEGILKSKIDPEKIFVDSAGTAGYHIGELPDPRSVEIAGKYHIDITGQRARNKEDMAKVSLILNQSYPNQNREVPDSCYGGSQGFEHVYIMLDEACEILKLHLKDER
- a CDS encoding SAM-dependent methyltransferase, whose product is MKGNLYLIPTTLGDTEPLEVIPYAVKKIIEQIDFYIVENEKSARRFIKKITPKKSQPGLHFMLLDKYAEEIETSEYLNVCEEGIHIGLLSEAGVPAVADPGATIVKLAHEKEIQVIPLVGPSSILMALMASGMNGQNFAFNGYLPIDKNERKKAIKTLELLSKEKNQSQLFIETPYRNEKIFSDLKTTLAPNTRLCIAVDITLPSEYIKTFTVKEWKQHQPDLHKRPAIFIIQRS
- a CDS encoding peptidoglycan-binding protein LysM — its product is MRLQNRKYSFIRKFLILITVLLLYTGTVKIPKRATTTHRENPPVAVLFPVVSTIEVPYRLNDFTAFKEAIAFKESQGKYEVVNTLGYLGKYQFGKATLKRFKIYDTAQFLKNPKLQESVFLAYCKVNKWILRRDIKRCVGKTINGITITESGILAAAHLGGAGNVKKYLRNNGTLDFSDAYGTSIASYMKKFAGFHVSDIEANRKAKV
- a CDS encoding T9SS type A sorting domain-containing protein, with protein sequence MQEFINGTDPYVNEGALSNEDFFNAATAVTIYPNPVKKSFNITIDNRFDISKISDIKIYTSNASLLYHTTTYEQIINVEELNSGLYFIKIIVEGSHNNKKHTH